A section of the Pristiophorus japonicus isolate sPriJap1 chromosome 4, sPriJap1.hap1, whole genome shotgun sequence genome encodes:
- the LOC139262545 gene encoding ferritin, higher subunit-like, with protein sequence MASQVHQNYHQDCEDAVNKQINMELYSSYVYLSMSFYFDRDDVALRHFAEFFKEQSHEEREHAEKLMKFQNRRGGRVILADIKKPEQDEWRNGLEVMQRALQMEKNVNQSLLDLHKLSTGRTDPHLCDFLETHYLDEQVKMIKKLGDHITNLKRLGAPENGLGEYLFDKHTLGESDGSLCLCN encoded by the exons ATGGCTTCTCAAGTGCatcagaactaccaccaggactgtgaggatgctgtcaacaagcagatcaacatggagctctattcctcctatgtttatctctctatg tccttctactttgaccgggatgacgttgccctgcgtcactttgctgagttcttcaaggagcagtcacatgaggaacgtgaacatgctgagaaactgatgaaatTCCAGAATCGACGTGGAGGCCGGGTTATCTTGGCGGACATCAAG aaaccagagcaggatgagtggcgcaatggtctggaggtgatgcagagagctctgcagatggagaagaatgtgaaccagagtctgctggatctgcacaaactctccactgggagaaccgaccctcat TTATGTgatttcctggagacccactacttggatgaacaagtgaagatgatcaagaagcttggagatcacatcaccaacctgaagaggctgggagcccctgagaatggcctgggagagtacctgtttgacaagcacaccttgggggagagtgatggaaGCTTGTGTTTATGTAATTGA